From a single Dehalococcoidales bacterium genomic region:
- a CDS encoding glycerol-3-phosphate acyltransferase, whose protein sequence is MVLKVIAAVAIGYLLGSIPSAYIAGRLKNDVDIRQVGGGNMGALNVMRGVGTAAGYAVAVTDVAKGSLAVLFAQWLGLPQVWILVTGFMAIAGHNWPVFLQLRGGKGGATAMGVLLALVPLEFGIGFAVTVITVIITSNPALGQAIGMACMPLVIWQLNGSGMLVGFSLAVFVFVAIRYSLAGLRMASEGVDIKKGLIFSRDYHFWQVKKK, encoded by the coding sequence ATGGTACTCAAAGTAATTGCTGCTGTGGCTATTGGCTACCTGCTCGGCTCAATACCATCCGCCTATATCGCCGGCCGCCTTAAGAATGACGTCGATATACGGCAGGTGGGTGGCGGTAATATGGGTGCCCTCAACGTCATGCGCGGGGTAGGTACCGCGGCCGGCTATGCAGTCGCTGTGACTGACGTCGCTAAGGGCTCACTGGCCGTACTGTTCGCGCAGTGGCTGGGGCTTCCCCAGGTATGGATTCTGGTTACCGGTTTCATGGCAATAGCCGGACACAACTGGCCCGTTTTCTTACAGCTCAGAGGCGGTAAGGGAGGAGCAACCGCCATGGGGGTGTTACTGGCCCTGGTCCCCCTTGAGTTCGGCATCGGCTTCGCTGTGACCGTTATCACAGTGATTATCACCAGCAATCCGGCACTGGGACAGGCTATCGGAATGGCCTGCATGCCCCTGGTTATCTGGCAGTTAAACGGCTCCGGGATGCTGGTCGGTTTCTCACTGGCGGTCTTCGTTTTTGTGGCTATCAGGTATTCCCTGGCGGGACTGAGAATGGCCAGTGAAGGCGTGGACATCAAGAAAGGCCTTATCTTCAGCAGGGACTATCATTTCTGGCAGGTAAAGAAGAAATAA
- a CDS encoding aminotransferase class III-fold pyridoxal phosphate-dependent enzyme: MMAAQNIVEQYISTHQGSRELHERARMILPANGATHTARILDPFRPYITHARGSRKWDVDGNEYIDYVLGHGALILGHSHPDVVTAVQEQVAKGTHYGDNHELEVEWAELVQGMMPSMQRVEFFSCGQEANLMAIRLARIFTGRRKVLRFEENFHGWADELAGAGPGIVTDQVTMIPGHDPVRLEEELATGEYAILMLEGGGAHMGGQIPWDADFVRTVSTLTRKYATVFLIDEVVTGFRDAPGGWQSTIGVTPDLTSLGKAVGGGLGVGALGGRADIMGALTPKPPPERFLAHSGTWNANPLTAAAGVAACRLYTDGSVQRKVNELGVYLRQRGNRTLKERGLSIRLYGRNIIWIYMGSIDQEPPDDTLPPTRDVQELVAGAQARPRLCLHLLHRGISTMAARFFIMSVAHTEEDLDRTIEALVDSLKAMVEEGTLEKTNSGR, from the coding sequence ATGATGGCCGCACAGAACATAGTTGAGCAATATATCAGTACTCACCAGGGGTCACGGGAGTTGCACGAGCGTGCCCGGATGATTCTACCTGCCAACGGCGCTACTCACACTGCCCGTATCCTTGACCCCTTCCGACCCTACATAACCCACGCCAGGGGTTCACGGAAGTGGGACGTCGACGGCAACGAGTATATTGACTACGTCCTCGGGCACGGTGCACTGATACTGGGACACAGCCACCCCGATGTGGTAACGGCGGTCCAGGAGCAGGTGGCGAAAGGTACGCACTACGGCGACAACCATGAGCTTGAGGTTGAATGGGCCGAGTTGGTGCAGGGCATGATGCCGTCCATGCAGAGGGTAGAGTTCTTCTCCTGCGGGCAGGAAGCGAACCTGATGGCGATAAGACTGGCCCGCATCTTCACTGGCAGAAGAAAGGTACTCAGGTTCGAGGAAAACTTCCACGGCTGGGCCGATGAACTGGCTGGTGCCGGACCGGGGATTGTTACCGACCAGGTAACAATGATACCCGGTCACGACCCGGTCAGGCTGGAAGAAGAACTGGCCACCGGAGAGTACGCTATCCTCATGCTTGAAGGGGGAGGTGCTCACATGGGTGGCCAGATACCATGGGATGCCGATTTCGTTCGTACCGTGTCTACCCTCACCCGCAAGTACGCTACCGTCTTCCTCATCGATGAAGTCGTTACCGGCTTCCGTGACGCGCCGGGCGGCTGGCAGTCCACAATAGGAGTAACGCCTGACCTGACCAGCCTTGGTAAGGCTGTCGGTGGCGGACTCGGTGTCGGTGCGCTGGGCGGTCGGGCTGACATAATGGGGGCACTTACGCCCAAACCTCCTCCGGAACGCTTCCTGGCCCACAGCGGGACCTGGAATGCTAACCCGCTCACCGCCGCTGCCGGTGTCGCGGCTTGCCGGCTCTATACGGATGGGAGTGTCCAGAGGAAGGTCAACGAACTGGGCGTATACCTTCGACAAAGAGGTAACCGGACTCTGAAGGAACGGGGCCTTTCAATCCGACTCTACGGCAGGAATATCATCTGGATATATATGGGTTCGATTGACCAGGAACCGCCCGACGATACCCTGCCACCCACTCGTGACGTGCAAGAGCTAGTGGCAGGTGCACAGGCAAGACCACGTCTCTGCCTGCACCTCCTTCATCGCGGGATTTCCACTATGGCGGCGCGCTTCTTTATCATGTCAGTCGCTCACACCGAAGAAGACCTTGACCGGACAATAGAGGCCCTGGTAGATTCCCTTAAGGCTATGGTTGAAGAGGGGACCCTGGAGAAGACCAACTCGGGGCGATGA
- a CDS encoding ATP-binding cassette domain-containing protein — MDMIEIEGLSRKFGKLVAVDNISFQVPRGEIFGFLGPNGAGKTTTINILCTLLKPSGGRASVNGYDVLKERREVQRSIGLVFQDPTLDDYLTADQNLRFHAYAYGVPANVREKRMQELMELVELQDRRKNKVSTYSGGMKRRLEIARGLLHHPSVLFLDEPTLGLDPQTRRRIWEHVLTLRQQEDLTIFLTTHYMDEAEHCERIAVIDNGRIIALDTPDNLKDSLGGDLVTLEAKDTQEAVAELKERHDISPEVNDGMVTFSVPHGDTFLPEFVRGFRSGLLSINVRRPTLDDVFLKLTGHAIRDQEVGMMDQMRMMMRSHG, encoded by the coding sequence ATGGACATGATAGAGATTGAGGGGCTTTCCAGGAAGTTCGGGAAGCTGGTTGCCGTAGACAACATATCGTTTCAGGTGCCCAGGGGGGAGATATTCGGTTTCCTCGGTCCCAATGGCGCCGGCAAGACCACGACCATTAACATACTCTGTACACTTCTTAAGCCTAGCGGCGGCAGGGCATCTGTCAATGGGTACGACGTCCTGAAGGAACGCCGGGAGGTACAGCGTTCTATCGGCCTTGTTTTTCAGGACCCGACTCTCGACGACTACCTGACGGCGGACCAGAACCTGCGTTTCCATGCCTATGCCTATGGTGTGCCTGCGAATGTTAGAGAAAAACGTATGCAGGAACTAATGGAACTGGTCGAGTTACAGGACCGTCGCAAGAACAAGGTCAGCACCTATTCCGGCGGGATGAAGCGCCGCCTGGAAATCGCCCGTGGCCTGCTCCACCATCCCAGTGTACTCTTCCTGGATGAACCAACGCTGGGACTGGACCCCCAGACACGACGTCGCATCTGGGAACATGTCCTGACATTGCGACAGCAGGAGGACCTGACGATATTCCTTACCACGCACTACATGGACGAGGCGGAACACTGCGAACGCATCGCCGTCATTGATAATGGGCGCATAATAGCCCTGGATACCCCGGATAATCTCAAGGACTCCCTGGGGGGGGACCTGGTGACGCTTGAAGCCAAGGACACTCAGGAGGCAGTAGCTGAGCTGAAGGAGAGGCATGACATTTCACCTGAAGTCAACGATGGTATGGTCACCTTCAGCGTTCCCCACGGAGATACCTTCCTGCCCGAGTTTGTGCGAGGGTTCCGCAGCGGTCTGCTTTCCATCAATGTTCGGCGGCCCACACTGGATGACGTGTTCCTGAAACTGACCGGCCACGCCATTCGAGACCAGGAGGTTGGTATGATGGACCAGATGAGAATGATGATGAGGTCTCACGGATAG
- a CDS encoding MarR family transcriptional regulator: MGTANTKTDTLDSVAEDLFCIPPLVGRSIRRKLLRTALADMHAGILPPHLEIMKILEEAGTLHVAEISDRLQIPRPQMTHLIDRLAGLGMVERRTNPSDRRAIDITLTSDGRKVLRKHERLMRNALRTTLSGLTGEELEEMSISLRKLRDILSRL, encoded by the coding sequence GTGGGAACCGCAAACACAAAGACCGACACCCTTGACAGTGTTGCCGAAGACCTGTTCTGCATTCCCCCACTCGTCGGCAGAAGCATCCGGCGAAAACTACTCAGAACAGCACTCGCAGATATGCACGCGGGAATCCTGCCACCCCACCTGGAGATAATGAAGATACTGGAAGAGGCAGGGACGTTGCATGTCGCCGAAATCAGCGACAGGTTGCAGATACCAAGGCCACAGATGACCCACCTGATAGACAGGCTGGCAGGTCTGGGCATGGTGGAGAGGCGAACGAACCCGTCAGACCGGAGAGCAATCGACATCACATTAACCAGCGACGGTAGAAAAGTACTGCGGAAGCATGAGAGGTTAATGCGGAACGCCCTCAGGACGACTCTGTCCGGTCTCACCGGAGAGGAGCTGGAGGAGATGTCTATCTCGTTGAGGAAACTGAGAGACATACTCTCCAGGTTGTAA